The following coding sequences lie in one Hippopotamus amphibius kiboko isolate mHipAmp2 chromosome 7, mHipAmp2.hap2, whole genome shotgun sequence genomic window:
- the LOC130857378 gene encoding 60S ribosomal protein L10-like, producing MRGAFGKPQGTVARVHIGQVIMSIRTKLQNKEHVIEALRRAKFKFPGRQKIHISKKWGFTKFNADEFENMVAEKQLIPDGCGVKYIPNRGPLDKWRALHS from the coding sequence ATGCGTGGTGCCTTCGGAAAGCCCCAGGGCACAGTGGCCAGGGTCCACATTGGCCAAGTCATAATGTCCATCCGCACCAAGCTGCAGAACAAGGAACATGTGATTGAGGCCCTCCGCAGGGCCAAATTCAAGTTCCCTGGCCGCCAGAAGATCCACATCTCCAAGAAGTGGGGATTTACTAAGTTTAACGCGGATGAATTTGAAAACATGGTGGCAGAAAAGCAGCTCATCCCGGATGGCTGTGGGGTCAAATACATCCCTAATCGTGGCCCCCTGGACAAATGGCGGGCCCTGCACTCGTGA